In Micromonospora cremea, the genomic window ACCCGGCCGCCGCTCATCTGGTCGACCTGCGCCACGGTGATCGCCAGCGGGCCGGGCAGCCGGAAGGTGGCAGCCGTCATCAGGGTGCCGAGCCGGATCCGGCTGGTGTCCCGGGCCAGCCCGGCAAGGGTGGTCCACGCGTCGGTGGGGCCGGGCTCACCGGTCACCGCGCCCATCATGAGGTAGTGGTCGGACCGGAAGAACGCACCGTAGCCGGCGTCCTCGGCGCAGCGCGCCACGGCGAGCAACTGGTCGTAGCTGGCGCCCTGCTGGGGTTCGGTGAAGATCCGCAATTCCATGCTCCGAGCATAGGAAGCCGGCCCCGGCGCCGCTCCGGTACGGCGCCTCTCCTCATATGCCTTGACAGTCATATGACTCATGGGGCATCTTGAAGTGGTGTCCGCCGACGCCTTCACCGTCCTCGCCGAGCCCACCCGGCGCCGGATCCTCGACCAGCTCCGCGACACGGAGCGCAGCGTCAGCGAGTTGGTGGACAGCCTCGGGGTCAGCCAGCCGGCCGTCTCGAAGCACCTGCGGGTCCTCCGCGAGGCCGGCTTCGTCTCCTGCCGCATCGCCGCCCGGCAACGGATCTACCGCCTCGACCCGGGCCCCCTGCGGGCGGTCGACGGCTGGCTGGACCCGTACCGCCGGCTGTGGAACCGGCACCTGGACGCCCTGGAACGACACCTCGACAGTCAGGAGCAGTGAATGGACCGCGACGCCTTTCGCCCGAGCCCACCCGCCGAGGTGCGCGCCGACGGCGCCGCCACGCTGGTCTTCGTCCGCGACCTGCGGCACCCACTGGCCACCGTCTGGGCGGCGCTGACCGACCCGGCACGGCTCGCCGAGTGGGCGCCCTTCCTCGCCGACCGGGACCTCGGCTCCCCCGGTGCCGCCGTGCTCACCATGGTCGACGGCGAGACCACCATCCCGACCGCGGCGACGATCCATCGGGCCGAGCCGCCGCATCTGCTCGAGTACACCTGGGGCGACGACCTGCTGCGCTGGGAGCTGAGCCCGCTGGGCGCCGGCACCCGACTCACCCTCCGGCACACCGTCGCCGACCCGGGCATGCTGCCGATGGTCACCGCCGGCTGGCACCTCTGCCTCGACGTGGCCGACCGGCTGCTCGACGGCGACCCGGTCGGCCCGATCCGGGGCGCCGAGGCGCTCAACTTCGGCTGGTCCGAGCTGCGCGACACGTACGCCGACCGGCTCGGCCAGGGCTGACCCGCGGCGGCGGTGCAGCCCGCGACCGAGCCGGCACCGATCTCCGGCCCGGTCAGACGTACGGCCGGGTGGCGTACGCGGCCCGGAGCGCGGCCAACCCGGCCGCCTTCGGCGACAGGGGTGCCCCACCCGGAGTTGAAGTAGTTGGTCCGGACGATCCGTGGCCCGCGCTCGGCGTTGAGCTTGGCCACGGCCGCCGGGACGGTGGCGATCCAGGCCGCCTGGTTCGGGATCTGGCCGACCGCACCCCCCACTCCGCGATGATCACGGGCCGGGACAGCGCCACCGGGCCGAGGTCCGCCACCGCCCAGTCCTTCGTGCGGCGGAACCGGGACAGCGCGGTGTCGTTGGCGTTCGTGGCGTAGGCGTTCCACTGGAGGAAGTCCAGGCGGGACATCAGCGCCTCCGGGTGGGTGCGCTGGAAGCAGGCGCGGTCGAAGCCACCGAGCCCGATCGAGAAGGTGGTGCCGGCGGGCAGCGTCCGCGCCTTGAACCAGGTGAGGATGTAGTTCATCGCCTGCACCGCCAGCGCGTCCGACTCGGCCCAGGTGTACGCCCTGCTGCCCTCGGTCGTACCGAACTCGTGGTCCGTGTCCAACTCCGAGGCGAGCTGGATGTTCACCCCGAAACCGAGGGTGCGGTACTGCGCCAGAGCGCGGTGGAACAACCCGTCGCACTGGCCGTTGAGCACCTCGCCGTACCCGTACGCTTTCGGCCACGTGGTGCCGGGGCGCTGCTGGATGGTCATCGACGGCCCCGGCACGGTGTAGCTGGTGCCGTCCACGGTGAAGCTCTGCGGCCCGGAATTCGGGGCGCCATAGTGCTTCAGCTCCAGGACCATGTTCATCTGCACCCCGGCGCCCTGCGCTGTCGCCCACTCGCGCGCTCGACCCCACTGACGTTCGCGACCGGCGGTCACGTTACGTCGCTGCTACCGATGCCGACTGCGGGCGAGCCAACTAGCGTTCCAGCCGTGCGCAAGACCTTCGGAAAAGAGCATCTGACGTGCGAAAACTGACGTACTACATCGCCACCAGCCTGGACGGGTTCATCGCCGGGCCGGCCGGCGAGTCCGACTTCTTCGCGTTCGAGGGGGATCTGGCCGCGGCCATCCTGGCCGATTACCCCGAGACCCTGCCAACCCACGCGCGGGAGCCGCTCGGGATCACCTTGGCGGCGAACACCACGTTCGACACCGTGCTCATGGGCCGCGCGACCTACGAACCGGCCCTGGCCATCGGCGTCACGAGCCCGTACGCCCACCTGCGGCAGTACGTGTTCTCCCGGACGCTGGACCAGCGCGACCCGTCGGTGGAGATCGTTGCCGACGAGCCGGCGGAGTTCGTCCGCGCGCTCAAGCGCCAGGACGGGATGGGCATCTGGCTCTGCGGCGGGGCGATGCTCGCCGGCCAGCTCGTGGACGAGATCGACGAACTGGTCGTCAAGCGGTACCCCGTCGTCCTCGGCTCCGGCATTCCCCTGTTCCGGACGCCCTTCGCCGTGTCGGGCTTCACGCTGCACGACACCCGGGTGTTCAACACCGGCGCGACCATCTCCACCTATGTCAAGCACTGAAAGAGGACCAATGCTGTTTCGCGCCACCACCGCGGCCGACCTCGACCGCGTCACCGGCTTCCCCGTCGATGACCCGGTCAGCAAGATCGACGCCGACCGCTACCTCGACGAGCTGGGTCAGGGCATGTACCGGCCGGAGTGGACCTGGATCGCCGAGAACGAGCAGCGGGTGGTCGGCCGCGCGCTGTGGTGGGGGCAGGCGTCCAGCACCCACCCGGTCGCCCTGGACTGCCTGCACGTCGAGGCGTCGGTCGCCGACCGCGCGGAAGTCGCGGCAGGCCTGCTCACCGCGGGCCTGCGAGCGTTCGCGCGGGACGGCGCGCCGAAGCCGCCGCTGTACAACCTGACCCTGCCCAACGGCTGGCGCGACGACGAGTCCGTCGCGGCGGCGGTGGCCTGGCGGCGGGACGCCTCGCTCGCGGTCGGGCTGACCGACGAGGTGGAGCGGCTGCGGCTGGAGTGGACGCCCGAGGTTGGGGTGCCCGCCTCCAGCGGCAGGCTGATCTTCTCGGTGGGCTCCGACGAAGAGTTCCTCGACGTGTTCCGCCGGATCGCGGTGGGCAGCCTGGACAGGGAGACCCGCCGGAACCTGGCGATCAAGAGCCCGGAGGTCACCGCCCGGGAGGAGATGGACTTCTACCTGGACTGCCCGGGCGAGCGGGCGTGGTGGCGGCTGGCCCGCACGCCCGATGGGACGCTCGTCGGGCTAGCCATCCCGTCCGCGACGCCGTACAACCGCAACGTCG contains:
- a CDS encoding SRPBCC family protein, which encodes MDRDAFRPSPPAEVRADGAATLVFVRDLRHPLATVWAALTDPARLAEWAPFLADRDLGSPGAAVLTMVDGETTIPTAATIHRAEPPHLLEYTWGDDLLRWELSPLGAGTRLTLRHTVADPGMLPMVTAGWHLCLDVADRLLDGDPVGPIRGAEALNFGWSELRDTYADRLGQG
- a CDS encoding GNAT family N-acetyltransferase: MLFRATTAADLDRVTGFPVDDPVSKIDADRYLDELGQGMYRPEWTWIAENEQRVVGRALWWGQASSTHPVALDCLHVEASVADRAEVAAGLLTAGLRAFARDGAPKPPLYNLTLPNGWRDDESVAAAVAWRRDASLAVGLTDEVERLRLEWTPEVGVPASSGRLIFSVGSDEEFLDVFRRIAVGSLDRETRRNLAIKSPEVTAREEMDFYLDCPGERAWWRLARTPDGTLVGLAIPSATPYNRNVGYLGVVPEQRGRRYVDDVLAEITRFHAEQGAELITATTDTTNVPMAAAFARAGYRTAQIRLLYSAPGS
- a CDS encoding dihydrofolate reductase family protein, coding for MRKLTYYIATSLDGFIAGPAGESDFFAFEGDLAAAILADYPETLPTHAREPLGITLAANTTFDTVLMGRATYEPALAIGVTSPYAHLRQYVFSRTLDQRDPSVEIVADEPAEFVRALKRQDGMGIWLCGGAMLAGQLVDEIDELVVKRYPVVLGSGIPLFRTPFAVSGFTLHDTRVFNTGATISTYVKH
- a CDS encoding ArsR/SmtB family transcription factor, producing the protein MGHLEVVSADAFTVLAEPTRRRILDQLRDTERSVSELVDSLGVSQPAVSKHLRVLREAGFVSCRIAARQRIYRLDPGPLRAVDGWLDPYRRLWNRHLDALERHLDSQEQ